Within the Nocardioides aurantiacus genome, the region AGCCGAGCAGCGCCGAGCCGGTGCCGGGGTCGTCGGGGACGGCCTCCGAGGCGAGGGCGCCGGCGTTGGGGCCGATCAGGCCCTGGGCGGTCATGAGCACGAAGAAGCCCGGCACAGCGGCCCACAGGGGCATGTCGAACCACACAGCACCGACGAGAAGGAGCAACCCGGCCGCCCCGGTGGCAGCCAGACCGACGGCGACGACGAGCGCCGTACGCACCCGACCTGCGAGCCGGGCCGAGAGCAGCGTCGCGCCGACGAGGCCGACGGCGTTGGCGGCGAAGACGAGGGAGTACTGGACGGGCGTGAGCCCGTTCATGGACTGCAGCACGAAGGCCGACGCGGCGACGTAGGCGAAGATCACGCCCATCGACAGCGACATCACGACGAGGTGTGCCGTGAAGTGCCGGGTCCGCAGGACGCGAGCCCCTGCGTCGCGGAGGTGGTGGAGACCGCCACTGCTGCGGTGCTCGGTTGGGAGGGTCTCCGGCAGCACGAAGCGGACCACGACGATCATGACCGCGCTCCAGGCCACCAGCAGCCAGAAGGACATGCGCCAGCCCGAGTGCTCGAGCAGGGCGGCGCCGAGCAGCGGCCCGAGGACGGGAGCGACTCCGGCGACCCCCTGCACGAGGTTCAGCGAGCGCACCAGCGTGGGGCCGGAGGCGACGTCGACCACGACCGAGCGGGCGATCACCATGGCCCAGCCGCCGGCGAAGCCCTGCACGAACCGAGCCGCCGTCAGCACGGCCACGGTCGGACTCACCGCGCACCCGAGCGAGGCCACCACCATCAGCGCGAGGGCGGTGAACAGGGGGCGGCGGCGACCCAGCTGGTCGGACAGTGGACCGCCCAGGAGCTGCCCCAGGGCCATGCCCACGAAGTACGTCGTCAACGTGAGCTGGAGGGAGGTCGCCGTCGTCCCCAGGTCCTGCAGCACCAGCGGGAAGGCGGGGACGTACATGTCGGTGGCGAGCGGGGCGATCATGGTCAGCGCCGTGACGCTGACCAGGACGCCGACAGGCACGTGTGCCGGACGGTCGCCGGGCGTCGCCGCCCGGGGGCGACCGTCCCCGCGGGCGGGAGCGGTCGGAGAGGCTTCGGGTCGGGGCGTGGTTCTCGTGGTCATCTCGTCGTCCACTACACCCGCTCCGACGCTCGGGTGGGAGTCCCGCTCATGAGGTGTACTGACAGGGCACCCTTCGCCCTCCGCAGGGATCGATACCGCGACCTACGCTCGTCTGGTGGACAACCGTCATGAGGTTCGTGAGTTCCTGACGTCCCGGCGTGCTCGGCTGACGCCGGGCGACGTGGGCCTGCCCGACATTGGGATCCGTCGTGTCGCGGGGTTGCGTCGCAGCGAGGTCGCGACCATCGCCGGGTTGAGCGTGGAGTACTACGCCCGGCTCGAGCGCGGTCACGTCGCGGGTGCCTCGACGTCCGTGCTCGACGCACTGGCACGGGCGCTGCGCCTGGACGACACCGAGCGCGCCCACCTGTTCGACCTGGCCCGAGCCGCCGACGGCATCCCCACCTCGGGGCGGCCGCGGCGGCGCAGCTCCTCCAGGGTCGGGGCTCGACCCAGCCTGACGTGGGCCCTGGACGCGATCACCGACGGCGTCGCCGTCGTCCGTGACCCGTGCCAGAACCTCTTGGCCACCAACGCACTGGGACGAGCCTTCTACACGCCGGTGATCGGTGACGGTGGACGTACGCCGAACCTCGCCCGCTTCCAGTTCCTCGACCCTGCCTCTCGCGACTTCTACCCGGACTGGGACCGGTTCGCGGAGATGTGCGTCGGCATCATGCGCGCCGAGGCCGGTCGTGATCCGCACGACCGGGGTCTGCAGGAGCTCGTCGGCGAGCTGTCGACGCGGAGCGAGATCTTCCGTCGGCTGTGGGCCGACCACAACGTGCGCAACCACGGCGCGGGCACCAAGCGCTTCCACCA harbors:
- a CDS encoding multidrug effflux MFS transporter translates to MPVGVLVSVTALTMIAPLATDMYVPAFPLVLQDLGTTATSLQLTLTTYFVGMALGQLLGGPLSDQLGRRRPLFTALALMVVASLGCAVSPTVAVLTAARFVQGFAGGWAMVIARSVVVDVASGPTLVRSLNLVQGVAGVAPVLGPLLGAALLEHSGWRMSFWLLVAWSAVMIVVVRFVLPETLPTEHRSSGGLHHLRDAGARVLRTRHFTAHLVVMSLSMGVIFAYVAASAFVLQSMNGLTPVQYSLVFAANAVGLVGATLLSARLAGRVRTALVVAVGLAATGAAGLLLLVGAVWFDMPLWAAVPGFFVLMTAQGLIGPNAGALASEAVPDDPGTGSALLGFVQWSTAGLVAPVAGAGGAATAVPMALTVLAMVLVSAAALRSASRPVPPRHSEGAR
- a CDS encoding helix-turn-helix domain-containing protein, with the translated sequence MDNRHEVREFLTSRRARLTPGDVGLPDIGIRRVAGLRRSEVATIAGLSVEYYARLERGHVAGASTSVLDALARALRLDDTERAHLFDLARAADGIPTSGRPRRRSSSRVGARPSLTWALDAITDGVAVVRDPCQNLLATNALGRAFYTPVIGDGGRTPNLARFQFLDPASRDFYPDWDRFAEMCVGIMRAEAGRDPHDRGLQELVGELSTRSEIFRRLWADHNVRNHGAGTKRFHHPVVGELTLVYEELAVTAEPGHIALIYTAEPGSPSAERLRLLASWTAEIPAVESHGQDLT